Part of the Janibacter endophyticus genome is shown below.
AGCGAGAAGCTCCGCAAGAAGCTCCTGCGCGTCAACCGCGCCAAGGGCGGCAAGGCCCAGGCCCTCGCCCTGCTGAAGATCCGCCCGACCGACCTCGGCATCGCGACCCCGGCGAACTCCGAGCCGCGCACCGGCCTGTCCATGGGTGACCACATGGCCCAGACCGCCAAGAAGTGGGGCATCACCCGCGAGGCCCAGGACGAGCTGGCGATGAAGAGCCACCACAACCTCGCGCGGGCCTACGACGAGGGCTTCATGGACGACCTCATGACGTCCTTCAACGGCCTCTCGAAGGACCAGAACCTGCGCGCCGACTCCTCGATGGAGAAGCTCGCGAAGCTCAAGCCGGTTTTCGGCAAGGGCGACGACGCGACGATGACGGCCGGCAACTCCACCCCGCTGACCGACGGCGCCTCCGTCGTCCTCATGGGCAGCGAGGAGTGGGCCGCCGAGCACCACCTCAAGGTGCTCGCCTACTTCGTCGACGGCGAGGCCGCCGCGGTCGACTACGTCCACGGCGCCGAGGGCCTGCTCATGGCCCCCGCGTACGCCATCCCGCGGATGCTCGAGCGCCAGGGCCTCACCCTCCAGGACTTCGACTTCTACGAGATCCACGAGGCCTTCGCCGCGACCGTCCTCTCCACCCTCAAGGCGTGGGAGGACCCGACCTTCTGCCAGGAGAAGCTCGGCCGCGACACCCCGCTCGGCTCGATCGACCGCGACAAGCTCAACGTCAACGGCTCCTCGCTCGCCGCGGGTCACCCCTTCGCCGCCACCGGTGGCCGCATCGTCGCCGCGCTGGCCAAGATGCTGCACGAGAAGGGCCCGGGCAGCCGCGGCCTCATCTCGATCTGCGCCGCCGGCGGCCAGGGCGTCGTCGCCATCCTCGAGGGCGCCTGAGCCTCGCGCCCGGCCCTCCCGCCCACCTGAACCAGGAGAACTCCCATGGGATTTGAGTACGGCAAGTTCGTCAGCAGCGGTCTCGGCAAGCAGCTCGCCACGACCTTCGGCCTGCCTCGGCCGACCACCCTGCGTCGCCACAAGGCGGGCGGCGCCCTCATCAACGGTGCGGTCCTGCTCACCGGCCACGGCGACGCGCCGTTGGTCCCGCAGCTCACCGCGCTCCTCGAGGGCGAAGGGGTCCAGGTCGCGACCCAGCCGTCGACCTCGGTCGCCGGTGTCGTCGTCGACATGACGACCATCGAGACCCCGGCCGACCTCGAGTCGCTCCGCGCGATCGTCGCGCCGGCGCTGAAGACGCTCGCCCCGACCGGCCGGGTCATCGTCATCGGCCGCCCGGTCGACGAGGCCACCTCGGTCGCGCAGTCGGCCGCGCGCCGCGCGCTCGAGGGCATCGTCCGATCCATCGGCAAGGAGATGCGTGGCGGCGGTACCGCCAACACCATCTACGTCGCCGAGGGCGCCGACGCCGGCGTCGACGCGAGCGTGCGCTTCTTCCTCTCCGGCCGGTCGGCCTACGTCGACGCGCAGGTCGTCCACGTCGACTCCCCGGTCGGCGAGGTCGTCCAGCCGCAGGACTGGGCCAAGCCGCTCGCCGGCAAGGTCGCCGTCGTCACCGGTGCCGCGCGCGGCATCGGCGCCTCGATCGCCGACGTCCTCGCCCGTGACGGCGCGACCGTCGTGTGCGTCGACATCCCGGCCGCCGGCGGCCCGCTCGCCGAGGTCGCCAACCGTCTCGGCGGCAGCGCCCTCCAGCTCGACGTCACCTCGCCCGACGCGGGCACGAAGATCGTCGAGCACGCGCAGTCGCTGCACGGCGGCTTCGACATCGTCGTGCACAACGCCGGCATCACCCGCGACAAGCTGCTCGCGAACACCGACGCCGAGCGCTGGGCCTCCGTCGTCGACGTCAACCTCAGGTCCATCCTCGCGATGAACGAGGCGCTCGTCCCGGCGATGAACGAGGGCGGTCACATCGTCAACGTCGCCTCGATCGCCGGCATCGCGGGCAACCGTGGCCAGACGAACTACGCGGCCTCCAAGGCCGGCGTCATCGGCATGACCTCGGCGCTCGCCCAGGACGACGAGATCCTCGCCAAGGGGATCACCGTCAACGCGGTTGCCCCGGGCTTCATCGAGACCGAGATGACGGCGAAGGTCCCCTTCGCCACCCGTGAGGTCGGGCGCCTCATGAACTCGCTCTCGCAGGGCGGCAAGCCGGTCGACGTCGCCGAGACCATCGGCTGGTTCGCGTGGGACGCCAACCGTGGCGTCACCGGCAACACGGTCCGCGTCTGCGGCCAGATGATGCTGGGCGCCTGATGGCCGTCGAGACCCTCAAGAGCGCCCCGGCCCTCGGTCCGATCTTCGCCCGCTCCGCCCTCGGGGCGGTCGGGATCGGCGGGAAGAAGAAGGGCACGAAGCTGCCCGAGCGCAGCCTGCGCCTCGCCGCCCAGGAGATCGACCGGGCACACCTGCACGAGTACCAGCGGCTGTGCGGCTTCAACGCCGACGACGTGCTGCCGCACACGTACCCGCACATCATGGGCATGCCGCTGCAGATGACGCTCATGAGTAAGCCGGACTTCCCGCTCCCGCTCGTGGGCCTGGTCCACGTCGAGAACCAGATCACCGTCCACCGTCGGCTCACCGCGGACGACGTCCTCGACGTCACCGTCACCGCCGACCGGCTCGCGCCGCACCCGAAGGGGCGCACCGTCGACCTCGTGACGGTGGCCGAGGTCGACGGCGAGCTCGTCTGGGAGGGTCGCTCGACGTACCTCGCACGCGGCCGTGGCGACGCGGACGCACCGCGCGGCGAGGCCCCTCCGACCACGCCGACGGGTCATCCCGCCGCGGTGTGGTCGCTGCCCGGTGACCTCGGTCGGCAGTACGCGCGGGTCTCCGGCGACGTCAACCCGATCCACATGAGCGCGCTCACCGCGCGGGCGATGGGCTTCCCGTCGGCGATCGCGCACGGCATGTGGACCTA
Proteins encoded:
- a CDS encoding MaoC/PaaZ C-terminal domain-containing protein, whose protein sequence is MAVETLKSAPALGPIFARSALGAVGIGGKKKGTKLPERSLRLAAQEIDRAHLHEYQRLCGFNADDVLPHTYPHIMGMPLQMTLMSKPDFPLPLVGLVHVENQITVHRRLTADDVLDVTVTADRLAPHPKGRTVDLVTVAEVDGELVWEGRSTYLARGRGDADAPRGEAPPTTPTGHPAAVWSLPGDLGRQYARVSGDVNPIHMSALTARAMGFPSAIAHGMWTYARCLGSLGPQASGPSSSHVWFKKPVLLPGKIELVVAPGQPTVLGLRKARKAETEHLVMTFETAGDLRSQA
- a CDS encoding 3-oxoacyl-ACP reductase, with the translated sequence MGFEYGKFVSSGLGKQLATTFGLPRPTTLRRHKAGGALINGAVLLTGHGDAPLVPQLTALLEGEGVQVATQPSTSVAGVVVDMTTIETPADLESLRAIVAPALKTLAPTGRVIVIGRPVDEATSVAQSAARRALEGIVRSIGKEMRGGGTANTIYVAEGADAGVDASVRFFLSGRSAYVDAQVVHVDSPVGEVVQPQDWAKPLAGKVAVVTGAARGIGASIADVLARDGATVVCVDIPAAGGPLAEVANRLGGSALQLDVTSPDAGTKIVEHAQSLHGGFDIVVHNAGITRDKLLANTDAERWASVVDVNLRSILAMNEALVPAMNEGGHIVNVASIAGIAGNRGQTNYAASKAGVIGMTSALAQDDEILAKGITVNAVAPGFIETEMTAKVPFATREVGRLMNSLSQGGKPVDVAETIGWFAWDANRGVTGNTVRVCGQMMLGA
- a CDS encoding acetyl-CoA C-acetyltransferase; its protein translation is MASTQPNAPRRAAILGGNRIPFARQFAAYAEASNQDMLTSALEGLVARYNLGGEKIDEVVAGAVVKHSRDFNLTRESVLGSSLDPHTSAYDIQQACGTGLEAAILVSNKIKLGQIESGIAGGVDTASDAPITVSEKLRKKLLRVNRAKGGKAQALALLKIRPTDLGIATPANSEPRTGLSMGDHMAQTAKKWGITREAQDELAMKSHHNLARAYDEGFMDDLMTSFNGLSKDQNLRADSSMEKLAKLKPVFGKGDDATMTAGNSTPLTDGASVVLMGSEEWAAEHHLKVLAYFVDGEAAAVDYVHGAEGLLMAPAYAIPRMLERQGLTLQDFDFYEIHEAFAATVLSTLKAWEDPTFCQEKLGRDTPLGSIDRDKLNVNGSSLAAGHPFAATGGRIVAALAKMLHEKGPGSRGLISICAAGGQGVVAILEGA